The following are encoded together in the Candidatus Margulisiibacteriota bacterium genome:
- a CDS encoding (2Fe-2S) ferredoxin domain-containing protein: MATPIEIVKKKRAEAINRIVGKGFLSTKRVYVGMATCEIAAGSKEVMEIFKNAASKGQLDMYLSQKGCAGRCNLEPTVEVVEEGKIPVKYGKVTAERAKEIIERHIKGGEVISEWVIK, from the coding sequence ATGGCGACTCCGATCGAAATAGTAAAAAAGAAAAGGGCGGAAGCCATAAACAGGATAGTTGGCAAGGGTTTCCTTTCCACAAAAAGGGTCTATGTCGGGATGGCGACCTGCGAGATAGCGGCAGGGTCTAAAGAAGTTATGGAGATCTTTAAAAACGCGGCTTCAAAAGGGCAGCTTGACATGTACCTGAGCCAGAAGGGCTGCGCCGGCAGATGCAACCTTGAACCCACCGTAGAAGTGGTGGAAGAAGGAAAGATCCCCGTAAAATACGGAAAGGTGACGGCCGAGAGGGCAAAAGAAATAATCGAGCGTCACATAAAGGGCGGGGAAGTTATCAGCGAATGGGTGATCAAATAA
- a CDS encoding cache domain-containing protein — MKPTSIRTRIIYSFLLVITMLALLVGIFGAYVINSNIVGREQKQMVSDITIARKFYNAEIEKLKDVFSFMGEPSDLKSIRIKLRLDYLDIVKRSELPSVKSEIVKRAFETGASAGGTRIIDKDELKKMGAELYERARMPLVNTPMALPTERKELENAMAIGCASPLSYDSAGKVDKVIYGGRLLNRDLQLVDAVRGYVFEEQLYKGKPLGTVTIFQDDVRIATNVLDRQGSRALGTRISKDVYERVAVKGGRWFDRAFVVTDWYLTAYEPIRDIEGKVIGILYVGTLEEPFRDMKRNILIMFLGIVAVASVFAALLAFFLEFSMTRPIDRMLEATEKISGGDLAFRVMTRTPIKELNKFARSFNLMAVQLSERERTLKDSNIRYLDLVGFVSHELKGILASTMLHAYSVRDGFLGMINFKQRKALDSVVKNLEYFDSTVKNFLNLSRIEKDEMPVNRTDLLLGEDLLDQSVQEFFKPAAEKSIVIENNIARGIKVRADFNLMQIVANNLVGNAVKYGSANGKVSLNCVQESDRIKVEVYNDGKPLTGEETQRLFKRFSRLDNPETKKNKGTGLGLFISRQIIEKHGGSIRVESRDNGNSFIFEIAQNS; from the coding sequence ATGAAGCCGACCAGCATCAGAACAAGAATAATCTACTCCTTTCTGCTTGTTATAACTATGCTTGCTCTGCTAGTGGGTATTTTTGGCGCCTATGTGATCAACAGCAACATAGTCGGCAGAGAGCAGAAGCAGATGGTCAGCGATATTACGATAGCGCGCAAATTCTATAATGCAGAGATAGAAAAGCTCAAAGATGTCTTCTCTTTTATGGGAGAACCAAGCGACCTCAAAAGCATCAGGATAAAACTCAGGCTGGACTACCTTGATATAGTTAAACGCTCCGAACTGCCCTCTGTCAAAAGCGAGATAGTAAAACGGGCCTTTGAGACGGGGGCTTCTGCCGGAGGCACCAGGATAATCGATAAGGACGAACTGAAAAAGATGGGTGCAGAGCTTTATGAAAGGGCAAGAATGCCGCTGGTCAACACCCCCATGGCACTGCCTACCGAAAGAAAAGAGCTTGAAAACGCCATGGCCATAGGCTGTGCATCTCCTTTATCTTATGATAGCGCGGGTAAAGTGGATAAGGTGATCTACGGCGGAAGGCTTCTTAACAGGGACCTTCAGCTTGTGGATGCAGTGCGCGGCTATGTTTTTGAGGAACAGCTCTACAAAGGAAAACCTTTGGGCACGGTCACCATTTTTCAGGACGATGTCAGGATCGCGACCAATGTCCTTGACCGTCAGGGCAGCAGAGCCCTGGGGACCCGCATCTCAAAAGATGTTTACGAAAGGGTGGCGGTAAAGGGCGGCAGGTGGTTTGACAGGGCCTTTGTCGTTACCGACTGGTATCTTACCGCGTATGAGCCTATCAGGGACATAGAAGGAAAGGTCATCGGTATCCTTTATGTGGGGACGCTTGAAGAGCCTTTCAGGGACATGAAGAGGAACATTCTTATCATGTTCCTGGGAATAGTGGCAGTGGCATCCGTCTTTGCCGCTCTTCTTGCGTTCTTTCTCGAGTTTTCCATGACACGGCCCATCGACAGAATGCTGGAGGCTACCGAAAAGATCTCGGGAGGGGACCTTGCTTTCAGGGTAATGACAAGAACGCCGATAAAAGAACTTAACAAGTTCGCGAGGTCTTTCAACCTTATGGCCGTGCAGTTGTCCGAAAGGGAAAGAACTCTCAAGGATTCTAACATCAGGTACCTTGACCTTGTCGGATTTGTTTCGCACGAACTCAAGGGCATTCTTGCCTCTACAATGCTGCACGCCTACAGCGTCAGGGACGGTTTCCTGGGGATGATCAATTTTAAGCAGAGAAAAGCCCTCGATTCCGTGGTAAAGAACCTGGAGTATTTTGACTCTACAGTAAAGAACTTTCTCAACCTGTCCAGGATAGAAAAGGACGAGATGCCCGTGAACAGGACCGATCTTCTCCTGGGCGAGGACCTGCTGGACCAGAGCGTTCAGGAATTTTTTAAACCGGCCGCAGAAAAGAGTATCGTGATAGAGAACAACATAGCGAGGGGGATAAAGGTCCGTGCGGACTTCAATCTGATGCAGATCGTTGCCAACAATCTTGTCGGAAATGCCGTCAAATACGGCTCCGCCAATGGCAAAGTGTCCCTTAACTGCGTTCAAGAAAGTGATAGAATAAAAGTAGAGGTCTATAACGATGGAAAACCGCTGACCGGCGAAGAAACACAGAGGCTGTTCAAAAGGTTTTCCAGGCTGGACAATCCGGAGACCAAAAAGAATAAAGGCACCGGGCTCGGGCTGTTCATATCCAGGCAGATAATTGAAAAGCACGGCGGCAGCATCCGGGTGGAGTCCAGAGACAACGGCAATTCGTTCATTTTTGAAATAGCGCAAAACAGCTGA
- a CDS encoding AI-2E family transporter → MIKSDHYRTATFIALLVISTLLFLLLLRPFFKPIGVAFIGSILVYPMYKWVSSVSRSRTFGASVSVLTLIAVFVAPLIFLTYEIYKELTDLLLLMRGSYSPEYVGRLAEAARSLPGASEVIAGINETAQRTASYFAAQAFSTIKNIIWFLVEIFVVLITIFFVLRDSSSLLDRTHALSPFKKHETDTVLNKIRDTIYATVFGVVVVAMVQGFIGGLGFAMLGLESPVLWGCAMALLAMIPFLGAPVIWFPAVVYLFLHGQFLSAVFLFLWGAFVVGLIDNVLRPLIIGGKARLHSLLVFFSAFGGIILLGPAGIFFGPIILSITLVLADFLEKKIKES, encoded by the coding sequence ATGATAAAAAGCGATCATTACAGGACAGCCACCTTTATAGCGCTTCTGGTGATATCGACGCTCCTTTTTCTGCTTCTGCTGAGGCCGTTCTTTAAGCCGATCGGGGTCGCGTTCATAGGCTCCATCCTGGTATACCCCATGTACAAGTGGGTCAGTTCGGTCTCAAGGTCGAGGACATTCGGCGCTTCGGTAAGCGTGCTCACTCTTATAGCCGTGTTTGTGGCGCCTCTCATATTCTTAACCTACGAGATCTACAAAGAGCTTACCGATCTTCTCCTGCTCATGAGGGGCAGCTACAGCCCGGAATATGTAGGCAGGCTCGCCGAGGCCGCAAGGTCCCTGCCCGGCGCTTCGGAAGTAATAGCAGGCATTAATGAAACCGCCCAAAGAACGGCCTCGTATTTTGCCGCCCAGGCTTTTTCTACGATTAAGAACATAATCTGGTTCCTGGTAGAGATATTTGTGGTGCTCATAACAATATTCTTTGTCCTAAGGGATTCCTCTTCTCTGCTTGACAGGACTCATGCCCTTTCCCCGTTCAAGAAACATGAGACCGACACGGTCCTTAACAAGATCAGGGACACCATTTATGCCACGGTGTTCGGCGTGGTAGTGGTAGCCATGGTCCAGGGGTTCATCGGAGGATTGGGCTTTGCCATGCTGGGCCTGGAGTCTCCCGTCCTTTGGGGCTGTGCGATGGCCCTGCTGGCCATGATACCTTTTCTCGGAGCGCCTGTGATCTGGTTCCCCGCTGTCGTCTATCTGTTCCTGCACGGACAGTTCCTGAGCGCTGTGTTCCTCTTTTTGTGGGGGGCTTTTGTGGTGGGGCTCATCGACAATGTGCTAAGGCCGCTGATAATAGGAGGAAAAGCCCGGCTGCATTCCCTGCTTGTTTTTTTCAGCGCCTTCGGAGGCATAATACTTCTGGGGCCCGCCGGAATATTCTTTGGCCCTATAATCCTGTCCATAACGCTGGTGCTGGCTGATTTTCTGGAAAAGAAGATAAAGGAATCGTAG